The following are from one region of the Rosettibacter firmus genome:
- a CDS encoding prolyl oligopeptidase family serine peptidase, whose translation MEKFIAILFSLIFAFACSSQMVVKNKSDGQTQHSLKTEFRKIVNINYLLYLPDDYDSKDKVPLLLFLHGAGERGNDLQLVKKHGPPKLIDEGKKFPFMVVSPQCPLNQRWDTDDLIALLDYIVNNYKVDKNRIYVTGLSMGGNGTWRLAAKIPERLAAIIPICGWGDLFEVCMIGKLPVWAFHGAKDPVVPVKASEDLVERLKACGGNAKLTIYPDAEHDAWTETYNNPEIYEWLLKQSLEDRK comes from the coding sequence ATGGAAAAATTTATAGCTATCTTATTTTCATTAATCTTTGCATTTGCATGCTCATCACAAATGGTTGTAAAAAACAAATCTGATGGACAAACACAGCACTCACTTAAAACAGAGTTCCGAAAAATTGTTAATATTAATTATCTACTTTATTTACCTGATGATTATGATTCTAAAGATAAAGTTCCTTTACTTCTTTTTCTTCATGGTGCTGGAGAACGAGGTAACGATTTACAGCTTGTAAAAAAACATGGACCACCTAAATTAATTGACGAAGGTAAAAAATTTCCTTTTATGGTTGTTAGTCCTCAATGCCCTTTAAATCAAAGATGGGATACAGACGATTTAATTGCTCTTCTTGATTACATTGTCAATAACTATAAAGTTGATAAGAATAGGATTTATGTTACAGGTTTAAGCATGGGTGGAAATGGTACATGGAGATTGGCTGCAAAAATTCCAGAAAGACTTGCTGCTATAATACCAATTTGTGGCTGGGGTGATTTATTCGAAGTTTGCATGATTGGAAAATTGCCAGTATGGGCTTTTCACGGAGCTAAAGATCCAGTAGTTCCAGTTAAGGCATCCGAAGATTTAGTTGAAAGATTAAAAGCATGTGGTGGTAATGCAAAATTAACAATTTATCCCGATGCTGAACACGATGCGTGGACAGAGACTTATAATAATCCCGAAATTTATGAATGGCTTTTAAAACAATCACTTGAAGATAGAAAGTAA
- the bglX gene encoding beta-glucosidase BglX: MKIFLSLILFSVVIHAQEKSLIPKVDSLLSLMTLEEKVGQLVQYTSGSETGTKTLKPKGHEELIRQGKIGSFLNIFGAEETKRLQKIAIEESRLKIPLIFGLDVIHGFKSTFPVPIAEASSWNPELVEFSARMQAIEASSSGIHWTFSPMVDIARDPRWGRIVEGSGEDPYLGSVMAAARVKGYQGNDLSAGNTILACAKHFAAYGAAEGGRDYNTVDISERTLREIYLRPFKAAVDAGVGSLMASFNELGGITSSANKFLLTQILRDEWNSDAFVVSDWNSIGELVIHGLAKDLKESAYRAINATVDMDMEGNAYFNHLVELVNEGKVDLKLVDDAVRRVLLAKFKLGLFDNPYKYCNSEREKNTVLSKEMIDATKKVALESIVLLKNQNNLLPLNKNIKSIAVVGPLANSKDDPLGPWAQDGKPENVVTVLEGIKNKLGNNVKINFAEGCSVKGNDKSGFTKAMESVKNSEVAIVVLGESRDMSGEAQSRATLDLPGVQEDLIKELHKTGKPIVVVLMNGRPLTINWINENIPAILETWYLGIQAGNAIADVLFGDYNPGGKLPVTFPKHVGQIPYYYNHKNTGRPYNPSNPRYTSFYNDFSNEPLYPFGYGLSYTTFEYSNLSIDKKQIRMNESIKISVDVKNTGKYEGAEVVQLYIRDLVGSVTRPVKELKDFVKINLKPGETKRVEFTLTTDKLKFYDINMNYVVEPGDFKVFVGKNSVELLEESFTLID, encoded by the coding sequence ATGAAAATATTTTTATCCCTTATATTATTTTCTGTTGTTATTCACGCACAGGAAAAATCTTTAATTCCGAAAGTTGATTCTCTTCTTTCTTTAATGACGCTCGAAGAAAAAGTTGGTCAACTTGTTCAATATACTTCAGGGAGTGAGACAGGAACTAAAACTCTAAAACCTAAAGGTCACGAAGAATTAATTCGACAGGGAAAGATTGGTTCTTTTTTGAATATCTTTGGTGCAGAAGAGACAAAAAGATTACAGAAAATTGCAATCGAAGAATCAAGATTAAAAATTCCACTAATATTTGGACTCGATGTAATTCATGGATTTAAATCTACTTTTCCAGTTCCTATTGCCGAAGCAAGTTCATGGAATCCTGAATTGGTTGAATTTTCTGCAAGAATGCAGGCTATAGAAGCATCTTCTTCAGGGATTCACTGGACTTTCAGTCCAATGGTTGATATTGCAAGAGATCCACGATGGGGAAGAATTGTTGAAGGTAGTGGTGAAGATCCATATCTTGGTTCAGTAATGGCTGCTGCTCGTGTTAAAGGTTATCAAGGAAATGATTTATCTGCTGGAAATACAATTCTTGCATGTGCTAAACACTTTGCTGCATATGGTGCTGCCGAAGGTGGAAGAGATTATAATACTGTTGATATTTCAGAAAGAACTTTAAGAGAAATTTATTTGCGACCATTTAAAGCTGCAGTCGATGCTGGTGTGGGCTCTCTTATGGCTTCGTTTAATGAACTCGGTGGAATTACTTCTTCGGCTAATAAATTTTTATTAACTCAAATTTTACGAGATGAATGGAACTCCGATGCTTTTGTTGTTAGCGATTGGAATTCTATTGGTGAACTTGTGATTCATGGATTGGCTAAGGATTTGAAAGAATCAGCATATCGTGCTATTAATGCTACAGTTGATATGGATATGGAAGGCAATGCATATTTCAATCATTTAGTTGAACTTGTTAATGAAGGAAAAGTAGATTTAAAATTAGTAGATGATGCTGTTAGAAGAGTTTTGCTTGCAAAGTTTAAGCTGGGCCTATTTGATAATCCATATAAATATTGTAATTCAGAAAGAGAAAAAAATACTGTGCTCAGTAAAGAAATGATTGATGCTACTAAAAAAGTAGCTCTCGAATCAATTGTGTTATTGAAAAATCAAAATAATCTTTTGCCATTAAATAAAAATATAAAATCAATTGCAGTTGTTGGTCCACTTGCAAATTCAAAAGATGATCCACTTGGTCCATGGGCTCAAGATGGTAAACCAGAAAATGTTGTTACTGTTCTTGAAGGAATTAAAAATAAACTTGGTAATAATGTAAAAATAAATTTTGCAGAAGGTTGTTCAGTGAAGGGCAATGATAAAAGTGGTTTTACCAAAGCAATGGAATCAGTAAAGAATTCTGAAGTTGCTATTGTAGTTCTCGGTGAATCTCGAGATATGAGTGGCGAAGCTCAATCACGTGCAACACTTGATTTACCCGGTGTTCAGGAAGATCTAATTAAAGAACTTCATAAGACTGGTAAACCAATAGTAGTTGTTTTGATGAATGGTAGACCACTTACAATTAATTGGATTAATGAGAATATTCCTGCTATTCTTGAAACATGGTATTTAGGTATTCAAGCTGGAAATGCAATAGCCGATGTTTTATTTGGTGACTATAATCCAGGTGGTAAACTTCCGGTTACTTTTCCAAAACATGTTGGACAGATTCCTTATTACTACAATCATAAAAACACAGGAAGACCATACAATCCTTCTAATCCAAGATATACTTCTTTTTATAATGATTTTTCTAATGAACCATTATATCCTTTTGGTTATGGATTGAGTTATACAACATTTGAATATTCTAACTTATCTATTGATAAAAAACAAATTAGAATGAATGAGTCAATTAAAATAAGCGTTGATGTAAAAAACACTGGCAAGTATGAAGGAGCCGAAGTTGTTCAGCTCTACATAAGAGATCTTGTTGGTAGTGTTACAAGACCTGTAAAAGAATTAAAAGATTTTGTGAAAATTAATCTTAAACCCGGTGAGACTAAAAGAGTTGAATTTACATTGACCACAGATAAATTGAAATTCTATGATATCAATATGAATTATGTTGTAGAACCAGGTGATTTTAAAGTTTTCGTAGGAAAAAATTCTGTTGAGCTACTTGAAGAATCATTTACATTAATAGATTGA
- a CDS encoding glycoside hydrolase family 5 protein, with protein sequence MKLYRLIYLLLMIVFNTHVQSQNFVRVEGKNFVDNNGNEILLKGINLGNWLNSEGYMFHFKNVNSYRLIDEVIKELIGPEETKKFWKSFRDNYITREDIAFIKNSGFNHIRVPFNFKLFLIEDEPDLFLEEGFKRLDDVISWCKEFGLYVILDMHAAPGGQTGDNIDDSWGYPFLFESHEAQRATINLWKKIAERYKDETIVIGYDLLNEPIPHFLENKEELNKLLEPLYKKITETIRSVDKNHIIFLGGAQWNTNFQVFGEPFDSNLAYTFHKYWMPVEQKQIQEYIDFRDKYDVPIWLGESGENDNDWIKSFRELLEKNNIGWCFWPYKKMESTRGVVSFTKTKEWDEIIKYAEGSRKNFEEIRKNKPPKEIVKKALNDLLENIKFKNCTINADYLKALGLIN encoded by the coding sequence ATGAAATTATATAGGTTGATTTATTTACTATTAATGATTGTATTTAATACTCATGTTCAATCACAAAATTTTGTAAGAGTAGAAGGTAAAAATTTTGTTGATAACAATGGTAACGAAATTTTACTTAAAGGAATTAATCTTGGTAACTGGCTTAACTCTGAAGGTTATATGTTTCATTTTAAAAATGTGAATTCTTATAGATTGATTGATGAAGTAATTAAAGAACTAATTGGACCTGAAGAAACAAAAAAATTCTGGAAATCATTTCGTGATAATTACATAACACGTGAAGATATCGCGTTTATTAAAAATTCTGGATTTAATCATATTAGAGTTCCATTCAACTTCAAATTATTTTTAATTGAAGATGAACCAGATCTTTTTCTTGAAGAAGGGTTTAAAAGATTAGATGATGTAATTTCCTGGTGTAAGGAATTTGGTTTATATGTAATTCTTGATATGCATGCTGCACCTGGTGGACAAACAGGTGATAATATTGATGATAGCTGGGGATATCCATTTTTATTTGAAAGCCATGAAGCTCAGAGAGCAACAATAAATCTCTGGAAGAAAATTGCCGAAAGATATAAAGATGAAACAATTGTTATAGGATATGATTTATTAAACGAACCAATTCCTCATTTCCTGGAGAATAAAGAAGAATTGAATAAACTATTAGAACCATTATATAAAAAAATTACAGAGACGATTCGTTCTGTAGATAAAAATCATATTATCTTTTTGGGCGGAGCTCAATGGAATACAAACTTCCAAGTATTTGGTGAACCATTTGATTCAAATCTTGCATATACTTTTCATAAATACTGGATGCCTGTAGAACAAAAGCAGATTCAAGAATATATCGATTTTAGAGATAAATATGATGTACCCATCTGGCTGGGAGAATCTGGTGAGAATGATAATGACTGGATAAAATCATTTAGAGAACTACTTGAAAAAAATAATATTGGCTGGTGTTTCTGGCCATACAAAAAAATGGAATCTACACGAGGTGTTGTATCTTTTACAAAAACAAAAGAGTGGGATGAGATAATAAAATATGCAGAAGGCTCAAGAAAAAATTTCGAAGAAATAAGAAAAAATAAACCTCCAAAAGAAATTGTAAAAAAAGCTTTGAATGATTTACTGGAAAATATAAAATTTAAGAATTGTACGATTAATGCCGATTACTTGAAAGCTC